In the genome of Cellvibrio sp. KY-YJ-3, one region contains:
- a CDS encoding methyltransferase, producing the protein MPNRRYEVARYGDQYLMRTSNAKRIMLLEELLRSIALQGYSFTTVTPRTHERFLLGFDGLAKNARDVFGWNLPFNAAVLPPLIFTLMTEADLLFNGGDCFRSKIRISSLGEDLFLHSYFPTNDADAVFFGPDTYRFARFVQHSLRLFQSRSSFAHRSIPVRVLDVGCGSGAGGIAAIRALPTHQLYELNLNDLNSTALDYARICANVAGIPINALPGDFFNIRGLEFDLIVSNPPYLSDPAGRLYRDGGSHLGLALSLRIAKHALGLLAPGGHFLLYTGMAITSDDNNPLLSELLPSLASDKFQWSYEEIDPDIFGEELEQPYYKKANRIAAVGLTVTRIK; encoded by the coding sequence ATGCCTAATCGTCGGTATGAGGTTGCGCGTTATGGTGATCAATATCTTATGCGTACATCCAATGCTAAACGCATTATGTTGTTAGAGGAATTACTGCGTTCCATTGCCTTACAGGGCTACAGTTTTACCACGGTGACACCGCGCACCCATGAACGGTTTTTACTGGGTTTTGACGGCCTTGCAAAGAATGCGCGCGATGTGTTTGGCTGGAACCTGCCATTTAATGCCGCCGTTCTACCGCCCCTTATATTTACATTAATGACCGAGGCCGATTTGTTGTTTAATGGCGGCGATTGTTTCCGCAGCAAAATCCGTATTTCCTCCTTGGGTGAGGATTTATTTTTGCATTCCTATTTCCCGACCAATGATGCGGATGCCGTTTTTTTTGGGCCAGATACTTACCGCTTTGCTCGCTTCGTGCAACATTCGCTGCGCTTGTTTCAATCGCGCTCCAGCTTTGCGCATCGCAGTATTCCCGTTAGGGTATTGGATGTTGGTTGTGGCAGCGGGGCCGGAGGAATCGCGGCAATCCGCGCCTTACCAACTCACCAGCTCTATGAATTAAATTTAAATGATTTAAATTCCACGGCGCTGGATTATGCGCGTATCTGCGCCAATGTGGCCGGCATACCAATAAATGCACTGCCGGGTGATTTTTTTAATATCAGGGGTTTGGAATTTGATCTGATTGTATCCAACCCGCCTTACCTCAGTGATCCGGCGGGGCGCTTGTATCGAGATGGCGGCTCACATCTCGGGTTAGCGTTAAGTTTACGTATTGCAAAGCATGCGCTGGGTTTACTTGCACCGGGCGGCCACTTTCTTTTGTATACGGGCATGGCCATCACCAGCGATGACAATAATCCACTGCTATCGGAATTATTACCCTCGTTGGCGAGCGATAAATTTCAATGGTCGTATGAAGAAATCGATCCGGACATATTTGGAGAGGAACTTGAGCAACCCTATTATAAAAAAGCGAATCGTATTGCCGCTGTGGGGCTGACTGTGACGCGAATAAAGTAA
- a CDS encoding iron-containing redox enzyme family protein: protein MYLSGIDPQTFHVTLANFNRSRTAVAIPCDEWEADESASLKMRLLEGRFLEEMRSSVCSLVDGVTTNPDEFVGWFESLIEWGPGQNHPLFDWLADHASAEEMKWFLTQEAAGEAGFDDLVAYTQVKLPTQAKLECARNYWDEMGRGKTKAMHGPLLEAMVQELQLTPSIETTEWESLALANTMLGLATSRRYTYQSLGALGAIELTAPRRAAKVSRAMQRLKFPRRSRRYFDLHAAIDVFHSRAWIQEIVRPLVSSHPESARFIAEGALMRLSCGQLCYDKYSQHMKLRLPAISRKKSVVAEPVYA, encoded by the coding sequence ATGTATCTCTCTGGAATAGACCCGCAAACATTTCACGTTACGCTTGCTAACTTTAATCGTTCACGAACGGCGGTTGCTATTCCGTGTGACGAGTGGGAAGCGGATGAAAGTGCAAGTCTTAAAATGCGTTTACTCGAAGGTCGATTTTTGGAGGAGATGCGCTCATCTGTTTGCTCGCTGGTCGATGGTGTAACAACAAATCCTGATGAATTTGTTGGCTGGTTTGAGTCCCTTATTGAGTGGGGGCCTGGTCAAAATCATCCCTTATTTGATTGGTTGGCAGATCACGCGTCTGCCGAAGAAATGAAATGGTTTCTCACGCAGGAGGCAGCGGGTGAGGCGGGCTTTGATGATCTGGTGGCCTACACGCAAGTTAAGCTACCAACCCAAGCCAAACTCGAATGTGCCCGTAATTACTGGGATGAAATGGGGCGCGGCAAAACCAAAGCAATGCACGGCCCATTATTGGAAGCGATGGTGCAGGAATTACAGTTAACTCCATCCATTGAAACTACAGAGTGGGAATCTCTGGCTTTGGCAAATACCATGTTGGGGTTAGCGACATCGCGCCGGTATACCTATCAATCCCTGGGCGCGCTGGGCGCTATCGAATTAACTGCACCCCGGCGCGCCGCAAAAGTATCGCGCGCAATGCAGCGGCTGAAATTTCCACGTAGATCACGCCGCTATTTTGATTTGCATGCAGCGATTGATGTTTTTCATTCGCGCGCATGGATTCAGGAAATTGTACGGCCGCTGGTGAGTTCGCACCCTGAAAGCGCACGATTCATCGCTGAAGGTGCGCTCATGCGGTTGAGTTGTGGTCAGCTCTGCTACGACAAATATAGTCAACATATGAAACTCAGGCTTCCGGCGATTTCACGCAAAAAATCTGTTGTGGCGGAACCGGTTTATGCCTAA